CTCATAAAGTTGAATTCGGTGTGTGTGTACAAAAGGATTTCTGGGGGTATGGAATCGGGACGAATCTTCTGAAAAAATCCATTTCCTGGGCAGACTCTAACGGCATCCAGAAAATGAGCCTACAAGTTCTAGAAACCAATAATAAAGCCATTGAACTTTATAAAAAGCATGGATTTGAAATCGAAGGGTTATTAAAAAACGACAAGATTCTCTCAGATGGTCAATACTACAACACCATAATCATGGGAAGATTCCATAACTAAAAAAGATCCTGTTCCACAGGATCTTTCATCATTTCGAGGCGATATTGGCCCTAGTAGCGATAATCATCGTAGGGATTGCGATTACGATAATGGTCTCGCGGCTGTTGGGCTGCGGTAATCATCAAAAATATGCCTGAGAGCAGGTGCATTAACCAGCCTACAAATGGAATCCACCCAACAACCGAGGTCACAATCCCTAAAATAGATCCATAATAAGTCTCTTTATTAGTTACCGATAGCACCAACGTCACTATGTGGAAAATCAACATAAAGAACAATACAGTATACGCAGAATTTATGACGAGCAGCCCGCCCAAAACAGGAATAGCAAAAAATAGCTCCAATCCGCCCGTAATCCATTTTAATGTTTTTGATGGTGTCATTGTTCCACTCTCCCAATGCTGTTTCATTCCATAAGTATATCCTATCCCCATGCAGGATGACATACATATTTTACTAATTCTATACTTGTATAGCGGCGATCTCACCCCTTTTTCGAATGAGCTAAGCCCTGGCTACATATATGTGAGAGAGAACGAAATTTCGTGATTTTTAAAGGGGGGAGCATCATGGGATATTATATTGAAGTGGAACGTGGCGTTAAGCTGTATGTAGAAGATATAGGAGAAGGCATCCCTGTTTTGATGGTGCACGGCTGGCCGCTGGACCATCGAATGTACGAATACCAGGTTGCCCAGTTGCCTGCTTACGGATACCGCTGTATTCAAGTTGATCTTAGGGGGTTCGGGAAGTCTGATCGACCATGGCATGGCTACAATTATGATCGACTGGCAGACGATCTCCTGGCTGTTATACAGGCCCTTCAATTAAGCCATATACGGCTGATCGGTTTTTCTATGGGGGGAGCAATTGTCACGCGCTACATGAGCAGACATAGGGGATGGGGTGTTGATCAGCTAATTTTGATCGGAGCTGCCACGCCTCGGTTTACCCCAACCAGCGACTTTCCTTACGGCACTCCTGTCGCAGAGGTAGATAAACTCATCAAACAAGCCTATACAGATCGTCCGCAACTGGTAACATCATTTGGCGAAATGTTGTTCGCCAAACCCGTCAGCCAGAGTTTACGTGACTGGTTACGTGATCAGGGCTTTGCGGCTTCGGTTCATAGCATGGCTTGTACTTTGTATTCACTGCGTGACTCTGATTTACGGCCCGATTTGCCATGTATACACGTGCCTACGTGGATTCTACACGGCAAGCTGGATCGGGTCTGCCCTTTCCCTCTAGCGCTCCAAACTCAAAAAGGAATTGCCGGCTCCAGGCTTATTCCTTTCGAACGAAGTGGTCACGGTGTATTTTATGAAGCACTACCTGAATTTAATTCCACCTTACTGAGCATACTATCCCCATCCTCTATACACCCTAATTGAAAGCCTGTTCTCAGAAAAACAAAAAAGACGCCTCAGCGCCGTTACGGCTATGGGGCATCTTTTACTACAAACA
This window of the Paenibacillus polymyxa genome carries:
- a CDS encoding alpha/beta fold hydrolase — protein: MGYYIEVERGVKLYVEDIGEGIPVLMVHGWPLDHRMYEYQVAQLPAYGYRCIQVDLRGFGKSDRPWHGYNYDRLADDLLAVIQALQLSHIRLIGFSMGGAIVTRYMSRHRGWGVDQLILIGAATPRFTPTSDFPYGTPVAEVDKLIKQAYTDRPQLVTSFGEMLFAKPVSQSLRDWLRDQGFAASVHSMACTLYSLRDSDLRPDLPCIHVPTWILHGKLDRVCPFPLALQTQKGIAGSRLIPFERSGHGVFYEALPEFNSTLLSILSPSSIHPN